The Nitrospiraceae bacterium region CAGGCAGAAAATCATCAATGCCGACGATCAGGAGTTGAAAGAACTAGAACAGTCGATACAGGACAGCAAGCTGAGCGACGCCGCCAAGCAGGAAAAGCAGGGCCAGTTTCAAGCCAAGCTGGAAGCCTATCAACGCCGGTTGGCCGACTTTAACCGCGAGATTCAACAGAAACAGCGCGAGATGGTCGCCGAATACGCGAAGAAGGTGAGTGATGCGGCGCAGGTCGTCTCCCAACGGGAGGGATACACCGCCATCATCGATCGCGGAAACGACGCCATGATCAGGATCGTGATCTATCACCAGCCGGGCCTCGATATTACAGAGCAAGTGATCAAGGAGTTCGATCGACAGAACAAGTAGGGCTACGGTCCCTTTGGTCTATCTGGTTTATCCGGTTTGTTTGGTTGTCTGGAGTGGCCTTATCGGTTGCTCACGAAACTAACCAAGCAAGCTGATCACACCGTGTTGAACTGATTCATGTGAGGAGGCGTTGTCGATGGCTGTGATGGAGCAGGCAGAAATCCAATCGCTCTTGCCGCACCGGTTTCCGTTTTTGCTGGTCGATCGAATCCACGAGTTGGACCCCGATCGGCGCATTGTGGGCATGAAGAACGTCACGATCAATGAGCCGTTCTTTCAAGGCCATTTCCCGGGGCGTCCAGTGATGCCGGGAGTCTTGATCATTGAAGCGATGGCCCAGGTCGGTGGGATTCTCGCATTCAAATCACTCGGGAACGTGGCCCGGCCGGTGGTGTATTTGACGGGGGTCGACAACGCGAAATTTCGCAGGCCGGTGGTTCCCGGCGACCAGATTCGGTTTGAAATCGACCTCGTCAAAAAACGTGTCCCATTTTGGAAGATGCAGGGAAAGGCATTTGTCGGCACGGAGCTGGTGTGCGAAGCGGGCATCACGGCTATGGTGACGGAGGAGAAGGCTGGTGACGTGAATCGTTAAACGTAAATCGTGAAGAGAAAGTACACGACACATCGGCGACCGTCGAATAATGAATAATGATTAACGTGAACGGGAGGTATCGAGTGCAGATTCATCCGAGTGCCATCGTGCATCCGAAGGCGGAATTAGCCGCCGACGTGGTCGTGGGACCGTTTTGTCACGTCGGCGAGCACGTCAAGATCGGGAAGGGAACGAGGCTGATCTCTCACGTGAGTCTGGATGGATGGACGGAGATCGGAGAACGCTGCGAAATCTATCCTTTTGCGTCGATCGGGGGACCGCCGCAGCATTTGGGTTATAAGGGCGAACCGACCAAGGTTGTGATCGGCGACGACAATATCTTCCGCGAATATGTCACGGTCAACCGAGGGACGATACAGGGAGGCGGTGTGACCTCCGTCGGAAACAAGAATTTTTTGATGGCCTATGTCCATGTGGCTCACGACTGTCGGCTCGGCAATCATCTCATCATGGCGAACGCGGCCAGTTTGGCAGGGCATATCACGATCGGAGATCACGCTATAATCGGAGGCCTGAGCGGGATTCACCAATACGTCCGCGTCGGTGCCTATTCGATGGTCGGCGGTTGTTGTGCCCTCGGGCAGGATCTCCCTCCTTATATGCGTGCGGCCGGAGGGTACCGTGCACGGATGTACGGCCTGAATTCTGTTGGATTGCGCCGGCACGGGTTTTCTCCCGATCGTGTAGCAGTCTTGAAACGGGCGTACGATCTGCTCTTCCGCTCGGGGCACCGGACAGCGGAAGCCGCAAAATTGGCAAGGGTGGAATTCGTCGATCAACCCGACGTCATGACAGTCGTCGCGTTCATGGAGGGTACCAAGCGCGGAATCTGCCGGTCCGTCGAGCGTGATCGGGAGGATGAGGAGGATTAAGCGGGGTGTCTCGACCGCCTTACGCGAACAGCGGGCAACGCATCGGGCTCATCGCCGGCAACGGCCGGTTTCCCATCATCTTCGCCACCAACGCCAGACAACTCGGCTATCATGTGTCGGCGGTCGCCCATGAAGGCGAAACCGAGCCGGAGCTGGCCAATCACGTCGATCGGATTCAGTGGATCAAGATCGGCCAACTCAACAAACTCATTCAAGCCTTCAAGGAGGACGACATCAGCCAGGCCGTCATGTTGGGCGGTATCAAGAAGACGCACGTCTTTACGACGGTGCGGCCGGATTTTCGAGCACTGGCACTGGCTGCCAAGCTGGCGTTGTGGAAAGACGATGACATCCTTCGCGAGATTGCCGCCGAATTGGAACGGGAAGGGATCACGATCCGCGAGTCCACGTTCGGCCTTCAAGGGATCTTGGTCGAAGAAGGAACCTTGACCAGGAAAGGCCCCACGAAGAAGGAATGGGACGACATTCGTTACGGGTGGGAAGTCGCTCACGAGATCGGACGCCTCGACATCGGGCAATGTGTGGTGATCAAGGACCGTGTCGTGGTGGCGGTTGAAGCGGTGGAAGGTACCGATGCAGCCATCAAGCGCGGCGGAGAACTAGCACAGGATGGAGCGGTGGTCGTCAAACGTTCCAAGCCACAACAGGATTTACGCTTTGATCTTCCCGCCGTCGGGCCGCGTACGATCGAGGTGATGCAGTCGGTCAAGGCGTCGGTGCTGGCGCTGGAGGCGGGCAAGACCGTGCTATTGGATCGTGAGGTCATGCTCGAGAAAGCGCGCCAGGCCGGTATCACCGTCATCGGGATCGCATCGCTCGACGCGAGTCCCGAGTGAGCGACCGAATATGACACCGTTACGAGCGGGCGTCGTCGGAATCGGCCATCTGGGCCAGCATCATGCGCGTCTTTATGCGTCGCTTCCCGGGTCCCAACTGATCGGAGTGGTCGATCAGTTGCCGGAACGAGCGCAGGTGGTCGCGGAGCGCCACGGCGTGCGTCTGTTCCGGAACCTCGAGGAATTGTTGCCTCAGGTTGACCTCGTGAGCATCGCGGTTCCCACCTCGGCACATTATGAAGTGGCACGCCGGTGTCTGCTGGCGGGAAAACATGTGTTGGTCGAAAAGCCGCTCGCCGTGATGCCCAAAGAAGCCCGCGAGCTCGTGGAACTCGCGAAGGGGCGCAGCTGCCGACTGCAAGTCGGGCATAGCGAACGATTCAATCCTGTGATGCAGGTGATGCGGCCGCACATCGGGCGGCCGGTCTTCATCGAATGCCATCGTCTCAGCTCGTTCAGTGAGCGGGGGACGGACGTCGACGTAGTGCTGGATTTGATGATTCACGACCTGGATCTCGTCCTGTCCTTCGATCCCGGGCCGGTCGAAGAAATTCGCGCGGCCGGGGTGGCGGTGCTGTCGGCCTCCGTCGACATCGCCAATGCGCGCATCCAGTTCGGGAGCGGCTGCGTCGCCAATTTTACCGCGAGCCGGGTCTCAACCAATAAAATGCGCCGCCTGCGGGTGTTTCAGCCGGATCAGTATCTCTCGCTGGACTTTCAAACACGTCAGGGGATGATTTGCAGGCGCCAGACGAAGGCTGGCGAGCGTCCGACCGTGGTCATCGAACAAGTGCAAGGCGGGGACGAAGAGCCGTTGAAACTCCAGCTCGAATCGTTCCTGGACGCCGTTCGGACAGGGAAGAAGCCGGTGATCTCCGGCGAGGACGGAGCGGCCGCTGTCGACGTAGCGCACGATGTGTTGCAGGCGATCGCGACCTTTGCCTCACGTCATGGAAATCCGGATCGAACTTTGGGATCTGCAGACGACGCCAACCCTTCCGGTCGAAGATGAATCCGCTGGAGCTGATCACGGCGAGGCCGTTGCCCTTATGCCACGAATCCTGATTGTGACGGGCGAAGCCAGCGGAGACCTTCACGGGGCCAATTTGGCGAAAGCGATTATGGCGATGAATTCGACGGCGGAACTCGTCGGCGTCGGGGGGGCTGCGATGCGGGCTGCCGGTGTGGCCCTAGTCCCGGGGGTTCCGCAGCTGGACTTGGTGGGTCTCATCGGGGTTTCGGCCTTGGGCGCCGTTCTCCGGCGCATTCGCGCGATCAGGACGGTGCTCAAATCGCAGCCATGGGATCTCGTGGTGTTGATCGACAACCCGGGACTCAATTTTCACTTCGCCCGGGTGGCCAAGGCCGCCGGTCACCGGGTACTCTATTATATTGCGCCGCAAATCTGGGCCTGGCGGCCTCGCCGGATAAAGTGGATACAGCGACGTGTCGATCATGTCGTGGTCATTCTCCCGTTCGAGCACGACCTGTATCGCCGGGCGGGAGTCCGTTGTACCTTCGTCGGCCATCCGCTGCTCGATGCGGTGGCGCCTCAGTACGATCGAGCTGCGCTCCGGACAAAGTTCGGGCTGCATGAGGCCGGCCCTGTCGTCG contains the following coding sequences:
- a CDS encoding Gfo/Idh/MocA family oxidoreductase — its product is MTPLRAGVVGIGHLGQHHARLYASLPGSQLIGVVDQLPERAQVVAERHGVRLFRNLEELLPQVDLVSIAVPTSAHYEVARRCLLAGKHVLVEKPLAVMPKEARELVELAKGRSCRLQVGHSERFNPVMQVMRPHIGRPVFIECHRLSSFSERGTDVDVVLDLMIHDLDLVLSFDPGPVEEIRAAGVAVLSASVDIANARIQFGSGCVANFTASRVSTNKMRRLRVFQPDQYLSLDFQTRQGMICRRQTKAGERPTVVIEQVQGGDEEPLKLQLESFLDAVRTGKKPVISGEDGAAAVDVAHDVLQAIATFASRHGNPDRTLGSADDANPSGRR
- the lpxI gene encoding UDP-2,3-diacylglucosamine diphosphatase LpxI (LpxI, functionally equivalent to LpxH, replaces it in LPS biosynthesis in a minority of bacteria.), with product MSRPPYANSGQRIGLIAGNGRFPIIFATNARQLGYHVSAVAHEGETEPELANHVDRIQWIKIGQLNKLIQAFKEDDISQAVMLGGIKKTHVFTTVRPDFRALALAAKLALWKDDDILREIAAELEREGITIRESTFGLQGILVEEGTLTRKGPTKKEWDDIRYGWEVAHEIGRLDIGQCVVIKDRVVVAVEAVEGTDAAIKRGGELAQDGAVVVKRSKPQQDLRFDLPAVGPRTIEVMQSVKASVLALEAGKTVLLDREVMLEKARQAGITVIGIASLDASPE
- the lpxA gene encoding acyl-ACP--UDP-N-acetylglucosamine O-acyltransferase, which codes for MINVNGRYRVQIHPSAIVHPKAELAADVVVGPFCHVGEHVKIGKGTRLISHVSLDGWTEIGERCEIYPFASIGGPPQHLGYKGEPTKVVIGDDNIFREYVTVNRGTIQGGGVTSVGNKNFLMAYVHVAHDCRLGNHLIMANAASLAGHITIGDHAIIGGLSGIHQYVRVGAYSMVGGCCALGQDLPPYMRAAGGYRARMYGLNSVGLRRHGFSPDRVAVLKRAYDLLFRSGHRTAEAAKLARVEFVDQPDVMTVVAFMEGTKRGICRSVERDREDEED
- a CDS encoding OmpH family outer membrane protein, giving the protein MKGRRLGGWLLGVIGWWLVIMSQAVAAEAIRVAIIDQQLVIEKSKAGKRALEELKSYASTRQKIINADDQELKELEQSIQDSKLSDAAKQEKQGQFQAKLEAYQRRLADFNREIQQKQREMVAEYAKKVSDAAQVVSQREGYTAIIDRGNDAMIRIVIYHQPGLDITEQVIKEFDRQNK
- the lpxB gene encoding lipid-A-disaccharide synthase, with product MEIRIELWDLQTTPTLPVEDESAGADHGEAVALMPRILIVTGEASGDLHGANLAKAIMAMNSTAELVGVGGAAMRAAGVALVPGVPQLDLVGLIGVSALGAVLRRIRAIRTVLKSQPWDLVVLIDNPGLNFHFARVAKAAGHRVLYYIAPQIWAWRPRRIKWIQRRVDHVVVILPFEHDLYRRAGVRCTFVGHPLLDAVAPQYDRAALRTKFGLHEAGPVVGLLPGSRAGEVRSLLPVLLDSAQRLMAANPKTQFLLAQASSIDDNLLQMHLRHSPVPVQVASDQASEVMAASDVLLVASGTATLQAAVVGTPMVLLYKVPWLTYWLGRLLITVQWIGLVNLVAGRSVVREFIQSEATAERITEEALRLLRDRAVYDEMKRGLREVRESLGEPGASHRTAQVVLAECRA
- the fabZ gene encoding 3-hydroxyacyl-ACP dehydratase FabZ is translated as MAVMEQAEIQSLLPHRFPFLLVDRIHELDPDRRIVGMKNVTINEPFFQGHFPGRPVMPGVLIIEAMAQVGGILAFKSLGNVARPVVYLTGVDNAKFRRPVVPGDQIRFEIDLVKKRVPFWKMQGKAFVGTELVCEAGITAMVTEEKAGDVNR